The following is a genomic window from Prunus persica cultivar Lovell chromosome G7, Prunus_persica_NCBIv2, whole genome shotgun sequence.
taataataaaaattaaattcaatagggccaattgtcattttttgggtttgtttatagaaattaaatggtgtaggatttatttatattattagtgctaagaatgagtatatgactaaatatctctaaaaaGTAATGGAACTAATACAACATATTGTTTTCATCGACAATTCATCATCAAGATGAATGTCCTCACtcaatggaaaacaaaaaaaacttgcgCAAGAAAAGGATATGTGGCTGTACATACAGCTGTTACATTACAACGGCAATGCTACTTTAATAGACTAATCTAACTTAACTTAAtattttgtccaaaaaaaaaaacttaacttaatattatttaattatttatttatacattaaaactttttaattgttatattatattattttatatatatttattaattaaaaataaatacatcaTTTATTGAGTCAGGTTCAGGAATGGGGATAACAATATCATCCCGACTCGTCTCCGATCGGGCATTTTTAAATTGGAGATCCCTGTACTCAACACCCcactccccccccccccccccccccccctcgaAATCTCCTCTCATTAGGGGCGAGGacccgacgtggatttctagCATCCCTATTTCTCCCTTTGCTTCCACACAAAATAAGAAATGGTCTTTTGCATAAATGGTTGGGAATTAACATTCTCATCATCTTTGGTAAAATCAAGTCCACCATGGATTATAAACTACTCTACTGTGTTTTTTAGTGTGTAACCCCAATTTAGGTTTAATAGTACATCCCAATAGGGGCGGCCATACATGTTCAATTTATCTCTCAACTTGGATCCCATGAGGCGGATCTTGGAAAGTTTTAACATAAGCAGGAGGGATTCGCAAATCCTCCAGAAATAGAGTGGGCAGGGCCATGAACCCTAACCAACTAGGGTAGAACTGTAATTATATAAAGGAAATTATCATCACAAGATTATAAGTATTAGCTAAATAATTGTCTTCATGTAcgaagtaggggtgggcattcaAACCAGAAAAACCGGAAAATCGAGTCGAatggaccaaaaaaaaaaggaaaaaaccgagttaacaaaaaattggacCGAGATGACCAAAAACCGAACCAGACCAGTTTGGTCCGGTTCCAATTCTTATAGTGAAAAAATCAGACCGAGTCAAACGGGAGCggttgtgtgttttttttatatacaaaattatttaaatcaaatgcTACTTTTTTTAATCTCATAACTATTACTTCCCCAAGCCCAACTTCTaaacatctctcttttctaggGCCAATGTCTCtctttttatgaaattggatcatttgttaattttcaagcccaaaacataaaattttagttggaatttgtataaagtaataataataataatccggtttaaaattagaaaaataaaaaattgaaccagACCAAccggttttaattttttgttcattaAAATTggaccaaaccaaaccagttAAATAGTACCGTTTTCGATTTTAATTTAAGATAAAAACTGGACCGAATCGGACCTCGCCCAGCGGGTACAAAGGGTGCCGTGGTGCTTGTGGCTTTAGACTGGTATCAGAAATGCTACATTGTGTCTGCACTAacacacaaatatatattcttgTCGAAATTACATTCTTATTCACTTAAAgccaaaacccccaaaaactCACCTTATTTTAAAGggaaaaacccttttttttttcacctcAAAGAAAAGGGTTGCAAATGATGAAGCACCAAATACAGAGATAAAATGGGAATTGGGAAGAAACCCCAAAAAGTCTACTGTATCATTTTCCCCCCACCACTTAGTACAAGCAGAATGAAAGCCAAGAaagccaagttttggattatACAGCAGTACTGTTATTACAAACCATTCAATGAGATTACAATAAGAAACATTGCTCACGAGTTACAATAAACAATAAACAGTGCAGGCATAGCTGATCTCACTTGTTCAGTACTGTATGGCTGCTATTACAGGGCACGATATAATTTGTGGATTTAACAAAGTGCCGAGGAATTATGAAGAAAGTAgtatacttttttattttggttacaAAAGTAATACACATAATGCACATTAGGCGGAAAATATCTCTATGGGGAACCTGAAATAGGATATGTAGCACCcccatatttttataaaattccattataaaCAATAATGTAATTGTGTGTGCGCGCACACATATACACACGAGGCAGACATGCATGTAGATGAGCCAAGGACGATTCTGGTTCAGGATGAAGAAGGTTCAGCTCCATCATGAAGTGCACAACAAATGGTTGCTTTGTGATGCCCCTGATACACCCTGATATCTTCACCAGTGGACATGGACCAAAGTCTTGCTGTTGTATCTGAGGAAGCTGCATGGATAATTGATAAATTGTTCAATCTGTTATCAGtatcactatttttcaaagaaaaattagagaGAAGAAAACTAAGAATCTGAATGTTAATTTATCGCACAAGTTTGACTACTGCATTAGTTTACGAACTTGACAGAAAAAGGATAGGGTGCTGCCATATCCCAATTTACAAAATGACATTTTATAGATTAAGGTTTAGAACTCCTAGTGAAAATCCTCAATTGTCAAGTGTCCATCGTTATCTACAAGCTGCTTCAGAAGACATGGGTTCATTTAAAATCGTCAGTTGTTGAGAACTATTACCTGTTATAAGATAGGCACCATCTACTGAGAAAACACAGTCCCATACCCACCGCTGATGTCCTACGAAGTAAAGAAACAGTAAAGATTAATTTATCATATAGCTTGGTTTTAAGAAGCAATCAGGCGTATTGAGTAATTTGTAAACTAAAATGAGCACCTTTAATGGTATAGCAGATAATTACCTACTAGAGTTTTCTCTAATGTGAAACCATCAACATTCCATATCTTGACAGTGTGGTCAGAAGAGGCGGTCGCCAGATATCTAGAAGTACAAAGACAGGTTAAGCCAACAAGTGACAAAATCAATATACTGGCTGCTAGCAACAGaaggcaaaaataaaatagtagaTATTGtttgaaccaaaaaagaaagttataGTAAAAGGCAAAAGTTTATTGACCTAGAGAGAATACCAGGTAGGAAATGAAGGCGAAATAAAACAATAGATTTGACCCTAAATGAAAGGTAGAAAGAAAAGGTTATCAGctttgatggatcaaaccTGTGGGGTTCACAGAATTCAGGTGAAAGAAGACATTTGAGGATGTATCCCTTGTGTGCTTGCAGCTTATGAAGTGGCTCAAAATTTGTCATAGTCTGGAAGAAAAAGTACTTGGCGTcaaaatgaatgaagtatgatAAGAAGGTGAAATCAGATAATCGAGTGCATAAAGGTACTACCTGGGTTCCCCGCAACAAGCGCCAAACATAGCATGTACCATGATTATTTGCTGCAACAACCAGGCTCCCATCCCACATCACTGTTAATGACCTTACAGCCGTATCCACCTCTGGAACCTAGATTCACCCCATAGATTGATATTAAATGTACCATTCTGTAAATTACCATCCAAAAGAACCGTTAAATTTACACATCACTGTTAATGACTTCACATTCTTATCCTCAGTAATTACCATCCAAAAATCCCCTTCCCATCTACCATCTATTCCTGCATATTGAACACCgcagtgtttttgtttttcaaatttattttctatttaagaTGGGTTGTTATTGTTAAACACAGCGCAACATATGCGCACGAGTCTAGTAAAGACTTTGCCCACTTAGATCTTCATTTCacctaaaaaaataccaaGGCTTTTAAAAAAGATTGCTGTTTAGACAACACGGTTCCTAATGAGACCTAGTGCAAGATGAAAACGGGGACGAAACCTCCCCCAAAATCACCACTTTAGATTTGCAATTTTGATCATAGCAGTAATAAAAGGTGTATATGAAGTACATAAGTGCAAGACAGCGAAGCATACCAGTTCGCAGCTGCATGAATTTGCTGTCAAATCCCAAACACGAATATTGCCATTTTGGTCCCCAGATATCAGTTCAGTCTGTAAAACCACATACAGATTTAAAGATtagaaaaacaattgaaacCATTATGGCATGCAagctcttccttcttctttcatttttctcaagGGCATAAAATTGACAATTAAGAGAACAAGAATGAATATGAAACAACAACTCTGACTTAAAAATTGGACTTGAACAAAACCCATGGAAACATCATTGCAACAGAATACAGATGGCCACTGGCTCACTACATCAACTTAAGACCTTTTAGCAAACACTATCTCTATATAAACAATTTGATGAGCCAAAACTCTGTACATGGTCAATGTACGGTGATTATGGGAAAGTTCACTCTCATAAGATAGTTACCCAGATATGACAATGGGCTGTATGGAAAACTGCATGCATGTTCCAACTTCCATCCAGTTCAACATCATACTTGAACAGTCTAATGTAAGTAGGAGCTCACATATGCCAGCATGATGCtttccttcttgttttttttcctccctACTCTCTTTTGGGAAAGCCATTTGGCACTCTCTAAGCTTACCAGACACAAAACCAAAATCGTCTACGAAGATTATCATatattttcaagaaaaaaaaacacatacaaTTACATTATCATGAAAGTCAATGTTATCTATATCCTTCTTAATAACTTGAGCAGTTATGAAGATACTACAACCTAATAACATTTTTACCTAACGTATATATTCCATAGCAGAAAGGGACGAGACAATAGTTTACCTGATTTGGGTGCAGCACAACAGTGTTAACAGCTGCACGGCTTTCATATTCCCGTTGACAACCTGGAGCTCTGTGATTAACTCAAcatataagaaaaacaaactatatacaaaatatgaacaagacttaataaaagaaaaatagatagCACAACCAGCATGATGAGGACATCTTTGTAGGGTTCACAAACgaaagagatggaagagggaattattaattagtttcctaatGTATTTGTTAGTTCCTAGGTTCTCTAAGTTTTCCAGATTTCTTTCCTAGAATAagtttgattttccttttcactcTAGGGTTagattattataaatacccCTTCTATGTAATTCATTATGGAGTTGAGTTGTTGAGATATaaagaaaagtttattttccagagattggagACTACTTGGTGTGAAGCCATACCCTTGGCGTGATTCCAGACCTATCCTTGTTCattctattttctgttttccatgGTTTTCGCTTCCGCTAAACTACCTAAATTCTCAATTCACCCATATCCTACATCACAGCATACGTGTGTTGTCAACAATTACCTCAAATCCCAAATTTTTACTGTACCATCCTCAGAACCTGAATACATCCAGTTTCCATCACATTGAAATCCCACTGCCATTACATTATTAGTATGTGAATCATAGCTCATCACCTGCCAGACAATTATACCAAAAGGATGCTCATGAGTTgatggaagaagaacaaatgaTCATGAAAGTCCCCATctaaattcaacaaaaactAAAGCAAACCTAAGAGTGAGAAAGACAAACCGGTTGAGGGCTGTTTGAATTAACATCAAATAATCGAATGTGAGGATTGCCGGCTGCAGCCAGGAAGCGTTTATCTGGAGTAATCTCGAGCCTATTAACTTGCTGTGCtcatgaaaaatggaaaaatcagacaaatgaattaaataaacaataagTAAACCCACCAGGAAGTTTTCCAATCTTTTCAGAAAACATAATCAAGCAACTATGAACTAAAAGAAACTCAATGACCACCTAACAAAAGAAACCATTCCACTCCACCAATCTCAAATCCTCTCAATGCCAACTAATTGGCTTACCTCAGTTGG
Proteins encoded in this region:
- the LOC18770096 gene encoding protein LST8 homolog isoform X1, whose amino-acid sequence is MPTQEEIKMSQQPSVILATASYDHTIRFWEAKSGRCYRTIQYPDSQVNRLEITPDKRFLAAAGNPHIRLFDVNSNSPQPVMSYDSHTNNVMAVGFQCDGNWMYSGSEDGTVKIWDLRAPGCQREYESRAAVNTVVLHPNQTELISGDQNGNIRVWDLTANSCSCELVPEVDTAVRSLTVMWDGSLVVAANNHGTCYVWRLLRGTQTMTNFEPLHKLQAHKGYILKCLLSPEFCEPHRYLATASSDHTVKIWNVDGFTLEKTLVGHQRWVWDCVFSVDGAYLITASSDTTARLWSMSTGEDIRVYQGHHKATICCALHDGAEPSSS
- the LOC18770096 gene encoding protein LST8 homolog isoform X2; translation: MSQQPSVILATASYDHTIRFWEAKSGRCYRTIQYPDSQVNRLEITPDKRFLAAAGNPHIRLFDVNSNSPQPVMSYDSHTNNVMAVGFQCDGNWMYSGSEDGTVKIWDLRAPGCQREYESRAAVNTVVLHPNQTELISGDQNGNIRVWDLTANSCSCELVPEVDTAVRSLTVMWDGSLVVAANNHGTCYVWRLLRGTQTMTNFEPLHKLQAHKGYILKCLLSPEFCEPHRYLATASSDHTVKIWNVDGFTLEKTLVGHQRWVWDCVFSVDGAYLITASSDTTARLWSMSTGEDIRVYQGHHKATICCALHDGAEPSSS